A region of bacterium DNA encodes the following proteins:
- a CDS encoding DUF386 domain-containing protein — protein MITDRLENAHKYYALHPRFAKAFAFLQNPELAKLEHGKHVIDGDKIYASIGVNKGRKKNEALLEAHRKYIDIQYVIEGYDEMGWSNVDDCRVIATPYKPDGDIEFFADKPTLYKKVQAGQFAIFFPEDAHAPVISDGDILKVVIKVAVD, from the coding sequence ATGATTACCGATCGACTGGAAAACGCCCACAAGTATTATGCGCTTCATCCCAGGTTTGCCAAGGCTTTTGCTTTTCTGCAGAATCCGGAGCTGGCCAAACTGGAACATGGAAAACACGTTATCGACGGAGACAAGATCTATGCCTCCATCGGCGTGAACAAGGGTCGGAAGAAAAACGAAGCGCTGCTGGAAGCGCATCGTAAATACATCGACATTCAATACGTCATCGAAGGGTATGACGAGATGGGCTGGAGCAATGTGGATGACTGCCGGGTGATCGCAACGCCGTACAAGCCGGATGGCGATATCGAGTTTTTCGCCGATAAACCGACGCTTTACAAAAAGGTGCAGGCCGGGCAGTTTGCCATCTTTTTCCCTGAGGACGCGCATGCCCCGGTGATCAGCGACGGCGATATCCTTAAAGTGGTCATCAAAGTCGCGGTTGATTAA